A region of Nakaseomyces glabratus chromosome M, complete sequence DNA encodes the following proteins:
- the KIN2 gene encoding serine/threonine protein kinase KIN2 (CAGL0M11396g~Ortholog(s) have protein serine/threonine kinase activity): MERDYHVNTGFQMGRREEERGIAMAPASLRMMGKSGARELMEPATVNAGVQDIDANAEMQATDMPGAPASVPAERKSQGQGQSQGQGQGQGQGQGQMKQFHRKSLGDWDFLETVGAGSMGKVKLAKHRRTGEVCAIKIVNRATKAFLHKEQNSPPPVNNQEIMERQKKLEKEISRDKRAIREASLGQIFYHPHICRLFEMCTMSNHFYMLFEYVAGGQLLDYIIQHGSLREHHARKFARGVASALQYLHANNIVHRDLKIENIMISNSGEIKIIDFGLSNVYDTRKQLHTFCGSLYFAAPELLKAHPYTGPEVDVWSFGVVLYVLVCGKVPFDDENSSVLHEKIKRGKVEYPQHLSIEVMSLLSKMLVVDPSRRASLKQVVEHPWMTKGYDTPAPSYVPNRIPLTPEMLDSTVLREMFRLEFIEDIEETRKLLATIVSDPTYLTLSNEYWTRLQSITETTGQGKTTHFEIQGVSINFHLTSGVNKIPFEDPTRAFHPLLSIYYLVAEMLQRKMAKLQKKQALIQQQQQQIQKQQQQRVQQQQPQQQKQPLTPKEPEQTEFAYSKTPNTSDKSAGLTVPSRPTDIINEMKAKSDRTDYIMNTPKQDTGSNTTVEKLYTPKEQQSVERKTAPLHIMVPPKLTMPEQAHTSPTTRKSSDIHDELNTAMSPKVLSKEYEQRPNTQLDSPEKKRFPALFGKLSQKRQPSSQQSPQSNNNPQFQVHAAPNLEPAKRSTKTHTRTVSEYVPGPSNNKEFIETYLPSNYANKNNSPSRSVSTKVANTERFPALPANANTMVEQQLAKDMDNLNVNNNTNRAPDTSSADYDENKPLPPLTVTKGRKLHPSARAKSVGHSRRESLKFTRPPVPTNVQGYDNDDAGFLEYSDDNRNDSAIIRTPNSSKYLSPPTPNTRFGFGSTEELTDEQILEQASRAPPGTMPSIDYPRSLFLKGFFSVQTTSSKPLPIVRYKIMHLLKKMHVEFKEVKGGFVCTHEGQLSFLNNDNELPEYNPLAETDENNIDNRLTINTNLSPHPSQNHLQLPTPIENQAVTYRSIRSGSRQNSIRRQGSTKISPNIPTTPMATTEHHRNISEVMSPVAQNINLGSTLSDEHSTTSLDNIANQEDILTTSRVQNMNRPDLDLEQQAIAKASNEKSRVKFEIHIVKVRIVGLAGVHFKKVSGNTWLYKELASHILKNLNL, translated from the coding sequence ATGGAGAGGGACTACCATGTGAATACGGGGTTCCAGATGGGGCGGCGCGAGGAGGAGCGCGGGATAGCGATGGCGCCGGCGTCGCTGCGGATGATGGGGAAGAGTGGTGCGCGGGAGCTGATGGAGCCAGCCACTGTGAATGCTGGAGTACAGGATATAGATGCGAATGCGGAGATGCAGGCTACGGATATGCCAGGAGCACCTGCGTCCGTGCCTGCAGAGAGGAAAAGTCAGGGCCAAGGACAGAGCCAAGGACAGGGCCAAGGACAGGGCCAGGGCCAGGGCCAAATGAAGCAGTTCCACAGGAAGTCGCTGGGCGACTGGGATTTCTTGGAGACAGTGGGTGCTGGGTCTATGGGGAAAGTGAAGCTGGCGAAGCACAGACGTACAGGAGAGGTGTGTGCCATCAAGATTGTAAATAGGGCAACAAAGGCCTTCCTGCACAAGGAGCAGAACAGCCCGCCGCCGGTAAACAACCAGGAGATTATGGAGAGACAGAAGAAACTGGAGAAAGAGATATCCAGAGATAAGCGGGCCATACGGGAGGCATCCTTGGGCCAGATCTTCTACCACCCGCACATATGCAGGTTGTTCGAGATGTGTACCATGTCCAATCACTTCTACATGCTCTTTGAGTACGTTGCAGGTGGCCAGTTGCTGGACTACATTATCCAGCATGGCTCCTTACGAGAGCACCACGCGCGCAAGTTTGCCAGAGGAGTCGCTAGCGCTTTGCAGTACTTGCATGCCAATAACATAGTGCACCGTGACTTGAAGATCGAAAACATCATGATATCAAACTCCGGTGAAATTAAGATTATAGATTTTGGTCTTTCAAACGTTTATGATACGAGAAAACAATTGCATACATTCTGTGGGTCACTATACTTTGCCGCACCAGAACTTTTAAAAGCACATCCTTATACAGGTCCAGAAGTGGACGTTTGGTCTTTTGGTGTGGTGCTATATGTACTGGTGTGCGGTAAAGTGCCGTTTGATGACGAGAATTCAAGTGTTCTGCATGAAAAGATTAAAAGGGGTAAGGTCGAATACCCACAACACTTATCCATAGAAGTGATGTCATTACTATCTAAGATGCTGGTTGTCGATCCATCTCGTAGAGCTTCATTGAAACAAGTAGTGGAACATCCATGGATGACTAAAGGCTACGACACCCCTGCACCGTCATACGTACCAAACAGAATACCGTTGACTCCAGAAATGTTAGACTCTACTGTCTTAAGAGAAATGTTTAGATTGGAATTCATTGAAGACAtagaagaaacaagaaaactATTAGCAACAATTGTTTCAGACCCAACCTATCTCACATTATCAAACGAATACTGGACTAGACTACAGTCTATAACCGAGACAACAGGTCAGGGTAAAACGACtcattttgaaattcaagGTGTATCAATTAACTTTCATTTGACTTCGGGTGTGAACAAAATACCATTTGAGGATCCTACTAGGGCATTTCATCCACTACTATCTATTTATTACCTAGTTGCTGAGATGTTACAACGTAAGATGGCCAAGCtgcaaaagaaacaagCATTGatacaacaacagcaacaacaaattcaaaaacaacagcagcaacgtgtgcaacaacaacaaccacaacaacaaaagcAACCATTAACACCTAAGGAACCTGAACAAACGGAATTTGCTTATTCAAAGACTCCCAACACTTCAGATAAGTCTGCAGGTTTGACCGTTCCGAGCAGACCAACTGACATcattaatgaaatgaaagCGAAATCTGATAGAACTGACTATATTATGAATACTCCAAAACAAGACACTGGCTCTAATACTACtgttgaaaaattatacaCACCAAAAGAGCAACAATCTGTGGAAAGAAAAACGGCGCCCCTACATATCATGGTACCACCTAAATTAACAATGCCTGAACAGGCTCATACTTCACCCACCACAAGAAAGAGCTCCGACATACATGATGAACTGAATACTGCGATGTCTCCGAAAGTTTTATCAAAAGAGTACGAGCAAAGACCTAACACTCAGCTGGATTCGCCGGAGAAGAAACGCTTCCCCGCACTTTTTGGCAAATTGTCTCAGAAGAGGCAACCTTCTTCTCAACAATCACCTCAATCAAACAACAATCCTCAATTTCAAGTACATGCTGCACCAAACCTGGAACCGGCGAAGAGATCAACTAAAACACACACTCGTACTGTTTCTGAATATGTGCCTGGCCCCTCCAATAACAAGGAGTTTATTGAAACTTATTTACCATCAAATTATGCCAATAAAAACAATTCACCAAGTAGATCTGTTTCCACAAAGGTGGCCAACACCGAAAGGTTCCCAGCTTTACCAGCGAATGCAAATACAATGGTAGAACAACAATTAGCTAAAGATATGGATAATCTTAACGTCAATAACAACACCAACAGAGCTCCTGATACATCAAGTGCTGATTATGATGAAAACAAACCTTTACCACCATTAACAGTAACTAAAGGTAGAAAACTACATCCTAGCGCAAGAGCAAAGTCTGTTGGTCATAGCAGAAGAGAGTCACTTAAATTCACAAGACCACCAGTACCCACTAATGTCCAAGGCtatgataatgatgatgCTGGATTCTTGGAGTACAGTGATGACAATAGAAACGATTCAGCAATTATTAGAACACCAAACagttcaaaatatttatcacCACCTACACCAAATACCAGATTCGGCTTTGGATCAACAGAGGAACTTACCGATGAACAAATTCTGGAACAAGCTTCTCGTGCTCCTCCTGGAACAATGCCATCTATTGATTATCCAAGGtctttgttcttgaagGGTTTCTTTTCCGTGCAAACAACATCATCTAAACCTCTTCCTATTGTTCGTTATAAAATCATGcatttgttgaaaaagaTGCATGTTGAGTTCAAAGAAGTTAAAGGTGGATTTGTTTGTACACACGAAGGCCAGTTAAGTTTCttaaataatgataatgaaCTTCCTGAGTACAATCCATTAGCAGAGACAGACGAGAACAACATTGATAACAGGCTaacaataaatacaaaCTTGTCTCCACATCCATCCCAGAACCATCTACAGCTACCTACTCCTATTGAGAATCAAGCCGTAACATATAGAAGTATCAGATCTGGATCAAGACAAAATTCCATTAGAAGACAAGGTTCCACAAAAATTTCACCAAATATACCTACAACTCCAATGGCAACCACTGAACATCATAGGAATATTTCTGAAGTTATGTCACCAGTTGCCCAAAATATCAACCTTGGCAGCACACTCTCTGACGAACACTCAACAACATCTCTAGACAATATTGCAAATCAAGAAGATATCTTAACTACTTCAAGGGTTCAAAATATGAATAGACCTGACCTTGACTTAGAACAACAAGCTATCGCAAAAGCATCTAATGAAAAAAGCAGAGTTAAATTTGAGATTCACATCGTTAAGGTGCGGATTGTGGGTCTTGCTGGTGTCCATTTCAAGAAAGTGTCCGGTAACACTTGGCTATATAAAGAGTTGGCATCCCATATCCTAAAGAACCTAAATCTTTAA
- the SWI3 gene encoding Swi3p (CAGL0M11374g~Has domain(s) with predicted DNA binding, chromatin binding activity), giving the protein MDFDMDVDLFGDNDGNDGNDAQDYSVYESADEKSRIKTSSPGEAEDAHEDAGDAAGDTAGDAAGDAPGILDFEPEHKVSEQESEAPEKEAVDVTEMEAQEPADVTEPVSSISQPTEVKSDTDPNKDKTDAEQPIEDNLKAEQLTDDKQELEQPIEEKLDAEQSIEDNLNSEQPTDDKQEVEQPIEDSLNAEQPAENKPEVERPTEDKQDSEQPNDNKSDVELQDDATELPTGREISNEQPIEDRADEQPNEERVSGDDGNEFKASDELPNEEKVSDDSIIQEKASDQQITEGIVSDQQISKDKPTDEQAQDEITDGQLQSKVTDDQISQDMTSSEQPSLGHVSHEQHIDGPASTQLPTKEDITQEHTNESTSHVHGITSNEQPKEHSPTEELPTLEISNGLPIEKPSDEKLSGENPVDEIPGQDKNVQDHTTEDVKMQDGIESPNDLLKEEKDEAQLTGSPATEGEQASNDSEYALIQTHEIVIPSYSKWFDLRKIHEIEKKSLPEFFTNRIPSKTPQVYLKYRNFMVNAYRLNPNEYFTVTAARRNVSGDAAALFRIHKFLTKWGIINYQVDAKVLPKNVEPPFTGDYSTRHDAPRGLFPFESYKPSVQLPDMAKLKKMMDVNDSESALYRYLKEEKRKFIEGKIENSVHHKQHTKTEVKKENQDEKNTESTEQQTAPAHHEGQERSSLKRSSEAIFNEEHKLKKPKILDHTDEEWSREDLQKLLDGMQKHGVDWYKVASEIGNKTPEQCILKFLQLPIEDKFLYNGEGGKDLGPIKFAPHLPFSKSENPILSTIAFLVGMVDPQIVKNMTSRAIQRIEDVHEQNLKNTKSDAKEGSEIAIASLGVRSGVYANNEEKHLHALSHELVQIQLQKLDSNLELLNQMEKSFDLEKRMLEKQQESLLLQRLQIAKNARSVMEIATKILEDADDKEALKKDLEVIRDHVMDPPTPSLATPGDSKSSTEPKEVKPVSIEVPQYYRYWSA; this is encoded by the coding sequence ATGGACTTTGACATGGACGTGGACCTGTTTGGCGATAACGACGGGAACGACGGGAACGACGCGCAGGACTACTCGGTGTACGAGAGCGCTGACGAGAAGTCTCGGATCAAGACGTCTTCGCCGGGGGAAGCTGAGGATGCACATGAGGATGCTGGTGATGCCGCTGGTGATACCGCTGGTGATGCCGCTGGTGATGCGCCAGGTATACTAGATTTTGAGCCAGAGCACAAAGTATCGGAACAGGAATCTGAGGCACCTGAAAAAGAGGCTGTGGATGTAACAGAAATGGAAGCACAAGAACCGGCAGATGTGACAGAACCTGTATCATCTATATCACAACCCACTGAGGTTAAGTCAGACACAGACCCTAACAAAGATAAGACCGATGCGGAACAACCAATCGAAGACAATCTAAAAGCAGAACAACTTACAGATGATAAACAAGAACTAGAACAACCAATCGAAGAAAAGCTAGACGCAGAACAGTCAATCGAAGACAATCTAAACTCAGAACAACCTACGGATGATAAACAAGAAGTAGAACAACCAATCGAAGACAGTCTAAACGCAGAACAACCTGCTGAAAATAAACCAGAAGTAGAACGGCCTACTGAAGACAAGCAGGACTCAGAACAACCTAACGATAATAAATCAGATGTAGAATTACAAGATGATGCTACAGAATTGCCAACTGGTCGAGAGATTTCTAATGAACAACCAATTGAAGATAGGGCTGATGAACAACCAAATGAGGAAAGGGTCTCTGGTGATGACGGAAATGAATTTAAGGCTTCCGATGAGTTACCAAATGAGGAAAAAGTTTCAGATGATTCAATAATTCAGGAAAAAGCTTCTGATCAACAAATTACAGAAGGAATTGTCTCTGATCAACAAATTTCCAAGGACAAACCTACTGATGAGCAAGCTCAGGACGAGATTACCGATGGACAACTCCAGTCCAAAGTTACTGATGACCAAATAAGTCAAGACATGACTTCCTCTGAACAGCCATCCCTTGGACATGTATCACATGAGCAGCATATTGATGGGCCAGCTTCCACTCAACTACCCACTAAAGAAGATATAACTCAAGAGCACACTAACGAAAGTACTTCTCATGTACACGGCATCACATCCAATGAGCAGCCTAAAGAGCATTCACCCACAGAGGAATTACCTACTCTAGAGATATCTAATGGATTGCCCATTGAAAAGCCCTCTGATGAAAAACTCTCAGGTGAAAACCCTGTTGATGAAATACCTGGGCAGGATAAAAATGTACAAGACCATACTACAGAAGATGTCAAGATGCAGGATGGAATAGAGTCACCAAATGATTTattaaaagaagaaaaggatGAAGCACAGTTAACAGGGTCTCCGGCCACTGAAGGAGAACAGGCATCAAATGATTCAGAATATGCTTTAATCCAGACACATGAAATTGTGATACCAAGTTATTCCAAATGGTTTGACTTAAGAAAGATACATgagattgaaaagaagTCCCTGCCAGAGTTTTTCACTAACAGGATTCCTTCCAAAACTCCTCAAGTATATTTAAAGTACAGAAACTTCATGGTAAATGCATATAGATTGAATCCAAATGAATATTTTACGGTGACAGCTGCAAGAAGAAATGTTTCTGGTGATGCTGCTGCGTTGTTCAGAATACACAAATTTTTAACTAAGTGGGGTATTATAAACTATCAGGTGGATGCTAAAGTATTACCCAAGAATGTTGAACCTCCTTTTACTGGTGATTACTCTACGAGACATGATGCTCCTCGTGGATTGTTCCCATTCGAAAGTTATAAACCATCTGTTCAACTACCAGATATGGcaaagttgaagaagatgatggaTGTGAATGACTCAGAAAGTGCACTGTACAGATATctaaaagaagagaaaagaaaatttataGAAGGCAAAATCGAAAATAGTGTGCACCACAAACAACATACAAAGACTGAGgtgaagaaagagaatcaagatgaaaaaaatacagaatCTACAGAACAACAAACAGCTCCGGCTCACCATGAGGGCCAAGAACGTAGTAGTTTAAAAAGGTCTAGTGAGGCAATCTTCAATGAAGAGCATAAGTTGAAGAAACCAAAGATTTTGGATCACACAGACGAGGAATGGAGCAGAGAAGATTTGCAAAAACTACTGGATGGTATGCAAAAACATGGTGTAGATTGGTACAAAGTGGCTTCTGAGATTGGTAATAAAACACCAGAACAATGTATTCTCAAGTTCCTTCAGCTACCTATCGAAGACAAATTTTTATACAACGGTGAAGGTGGTAAAGATTTGGGCCCTATCAAATTTGCTCCTCATTTGCCTTTCTCTAAGAGTGAGAACCCTATCTTATCGACAATTGCATTTTTAGTAGGTATGGTTGATCCTCAGATAGTGAAGAATATGACCAGCAGAGCTATACAACGGATTGAAGACGTTCATGAACAGAATCTAAAAAATACGAAGAGTGACGCAAAAGAAGGCTCTGAGATTGCCATTGCATCCCTGGGCGTACGCTCTGGTGTTTATGCCAACAATGAGGAGAAACATTTACACGCTCTCTCCCATGAATTAGTACAAATCCAATTACAAAAACTAGATTCTAACCTAGAATTACTAAATCAAATGGAGAAGAGTTTTGATCTTGAAAAGAGAATGTTGGAGAAACAACAGGAGTCCTTACTTCTGCAGAGACTCCAGATAGCCAAGAATGCGAGATCGGTCATGGAGATAGCGACCAAGATTCTAGAAGATGCAGATGATAAGGAGGCTCTAAAGAAGGATCTAGAAGTAATCAGGGACCATGTAATGGACCCACCTACGCCATCTTTGGCTACGCCAGGTGATTCAAAGTCATCTACAGAGCCTAAGGAGGTCAAACCGGTATCCATCGAAGTACCACAGTACTACAGATACTGGTCAGCATAA
- the HRT3 gene encoding SCF ubiquitin ligase complex subunit HRT3 (CAGL0M11418g~Ortholog(s) have role in SCF-dependent proteasomal ubiquitin-dependent protein catabolic process, cellular response to methylmercury and SCF ubiquitin ligase complex, cytosol localization): MGGQDAVSCNTEDTNPRADEALQLWEQGAAKEQAGSLMDAINFYRKALKVHDGVEKLYRKKLQEDYMLQQKLEALNLNDKSNDHTENTSDVNGTSEEAGPVDPCWILEMLPDDILLQIIKQVVYMSGESWVNLSKTCASFNKLCFHNSLPYQAFADYIYPKQVYDSETLQMNKVTDMKSFTKEIWGDDAKQMICNRPFIKYHGIYISVVNVVRYGANDEGSLSLMNPIHILTYYRYFRFYPDGSCLRLLTTDEPSFVVKHFSKETPIKDSEICRWSLGFDYDFGLLHITRTSDKYEFHEKFVIKNQGRKKHHQLAWLSSVVIDNEGVEMENSLKNERAFHFSRVKSYENSL; encoded by the coding sequence ATGGGAGGTCAGGATGCTGTGAGTTGTAACACCGAGGATACCAATCCTCGTGCGGATGAAGCTTTGCAGTTATGGGAACAAGGTGCTGCAAAAGAGCAGGCCGGATCTCTGATGGATGCCATCAATTTTTATAGAAAGGCATTGAAAGTTCATGATGGTGTCGAGAAACTGTATCGAAAGAAGTTACAGGAAGACTATATGCTGCAACAGAAACTAGAAGCTTTGAATTTAAATGATAAGAGCAATGATCATACTGAAAATACCAGCGATGTCAATGGTACAAGTGAGGAAGCAGGGCCTGTAGATCCATGTTGGATACTGGAAATGCTACCCGATGATATACTACTACAAATAATTAAGCAGGTAGTTTATATGTCAGGTGAATCATGGGtgaatttatcaaaaacatGTGCATCTTTCAATAAGCTATGTTTTCATAATAGTTTGCCCTACCAAGCATTTGCCGATTATATTTATCCCAAGCAGGTGTATGACTCCGAGACTTTACAAATGAATAAAGTCACAGATATGAAATCTTTTACTAAAGAGATATGGGGTGATGATGCAAAGCAAATGATATGCAACAGGCCCTTCATAAAATACCATGGTATTTACATTAGTGTCGTTAATGTAGTACGGTATGGGGCAAATGATGAGGGTTCTTTGTCACTCATGAATCCCATTCATATACTGACGTATTATAGATACTTCAGATTTTATCCAGATGGTTCTTGTCTAAGACTGTTGACTACAGATGAACCGAGTTTTGTAGTTAAGCATTTCTCTAAGGAAACACCTATTAAAGATTCAGAGATTTGTAGGTGGTCATTAGGTTTCGATTATGATTTTGGACTTTTGCATATTACTAGAACATCGGATAAGTATGAGTTTCATGAAAAGTttgtaataaaaaatcaaggaagaaaaaagcaTCACCAATTAGCTTGGCTTTCTTCGGTTGTTATTGATAATGAAGGTGTGGAAATGGAaaattcattgaaaaatgaaagagcctttcatttttcaagAGTGAAATCTTATGAAAACTCACTATAG
- the CHA4 gene encoding Cha4p (CAGL0M11440g~Ortholog(s) have DNA binding transcription factor activity, sequence-specific DNA binding activity, role in cellular amino acid catabolic process, positive regulation of transcription, DNA-templated and nucleus localization): MSGVRKLACEGCRKRRRRCDKKVPCSNCVKHKIECVMTNNDLRSNRTSVAYVQSLEKRVKDLEMHITQMRGTVDSGIDEVESVGSLNASDGSVENLNSGGLSTNIGIYPSNSLSLKRPRPPITQTSSQRQLLNLSKNPTILKGLSLFFKWLYPGHFMFIHRETFLNSFFGDFNTKSYYCSEELVYAIFALGAQIADRSDDVANMGAEYYRRSKSMVLTKIFQLNEDLNDESTSSSKLAIIQTLLCLAFYDIGHGDNPMAWYLSGLAFRISYEIGLHLNPEAWAHVYEDELSGVDIEVRSRVYWGCYIADHLITLLFGRTTILKLSNSTVPETDELPEIESGIEDFIFDPKCTLSMAKPLKNLIVVCRITEVFAPKIFGQSEFPMQRREHLSKFNLEMYNWRKDLPKELRWSRSTIKNMHDFNPSRAYIWFHYYLVLISYNKPFLEELKLSRELITEHIDELSLLLEGWEIKFGGFQTTNLYMVYCVILSLQCMKTETISNRHYKQFMAFLKSPSLTYEIAKKFVDNDNEPAGTEPLDLLLGTLSSGTDLKLEYNLDFTLLNEIDLLIGGSNGPML; the protein is encoded by the coding sequence ATGTCTGGTGTACGCAAGTTGGCGTGTGAAGGTTGCAGGAAGCGCAGAAGGCGGTGCGATAAGAAGGTGCCATGTTCAAATTGCGTCAAGCACAAGATCGAGTGTGTTATGACCAATAATGATCTGAGGAGTAATAGAACTTCAGTAGCATATGTGCAGAGTCTTGAGAAGCGGGTTAAAGACTTGGAGATGCACATTACACAGATGCGTGGGACTGTTGACTCTGGGATCGATGAGGTGGAAAGTGTGGGCTCGCTGAATGCGTCTGATGGTTCCGTTGAGAACTTGAATAGCGGTGGTCTGAGTACAAATATCGGTATATATCCATCAAATTCGTTGTCATTGAAGAGACCCAGGCCACCTATAACTCAAACAAGCTCTCAGAGGCAGTTGTTAAACTTGAGCAAAAATCCAACCATTTTGAAAGGCTTATCGTTGTTCTTCAAATGGTTGTACCCTGGTCATTTTATGTTTATTCATAGAGAGACATTCCttaattcattttttgGTGATTTTAACACAAAGAGTTATTACTGTTCTGAGGAGTTGGTGTATGCAATATTTGCTCTAGGTGCACAGATTGCTGACAGATCAGATGATGTAGCCAACATGGGTGCCGAGTACTACAGAAGATCAAAGAGTATGGTATTGACTAAGATATTTCAACTGAATGAAGATCTTAATGATGAATCCACATCGTCATCAAAACTAGCCATAATTCAAACTTTATTATGCTTAGCATTTTATGACATAGGCCATGGTGACAACCCAATGGCATGGTACTTATCTGGACTGGCTTTTAGAATATCATATGAAATAGGTTTACATTTGAACCCAGAAGCTTGGGCCCATGTTTACGAAGATGAGCTATCTGGGGTTGATATCGAGGTGCGTAGTAGAGTTTATTGGGGTTGTTATATTGCTGATCATTTGATTACGTTATTATTTGGAAGAACCACAATTTTAAAACTTTCGAACTCCACAGTGCCGGAGACTGACGAACTGCCTGAGATAGAGTCTGGTATTGAAgattttatatttgatcCCAAATGCACTTTATCAATGGCCAAGCCTTTAAAGAACCTGATTGTGGTTTGTAGAATTACGGAGGTGTTCGCGCCGAAGATATTTGGCCAGTCGGAGTTTCCTATGCAGAGAAGAGAACACTTATCGAAGTTCAATTTAGAAATGTATAACTGGCGAAAAGACCTGCCAAAGGAACTCCGGTGGTCTAGATCCACGATAAAGAATATGCACGATTTTAACCCATCCAGGGCATACATATGGTTTCACTACTATCTTGTACTGATATCCTACAACAAGCCATTTTTGGAAGAACTTAAACTAAGTAGAGAGCTGATCACGGAGCACATAGATGAATTGTCTTTACTGTTGGAAGGTTGGGAAATAAAATTCGGTGGCTTTCAAACAACCAATTTGTACATGGTATACTGCGTGATCCTTTCATTACAATGCATGAAAACGGAAACCATAAGTAACAGGCATTACAAGCAATTCATGGCGTTCTTAAAATCGCCATCGTTAACATATGAGATAGCAAAGAAATTTGTCGATAACGACAACGAACCCGCAGGTACAGAGCCTCTGGACCTTTTATTAGGTACATTATCCAGCGGTACAGACTTGAAACTCGAATATAACTTGGATTTCACACTGctaaatgaaattgatctGTTGATTGGCGGATCAAATGGTCCAATGCTATGA
- the ICT1 gene encoding lysophosphatidic acid acyltransferase ICT1 (CAGL0M11462g~Ortholog(s) have lysophosphatidic acid acyltransferase activity and role in phosphatidic acid biosynthetic process): MWCKGDDLETLQYKVMEEVPVEGQRAVLRCGVNQWYFRGGDRVVTPTLLVHGYGASSMAYHRCFAPLSRHIRDLYAIDLPANGLSEAPPLVAEGEAPKAKFKIEENKFTVVQGARRAAEPVTDAQVDQELMLRTHREKRRYLQQYEDYYVESIEQWRKENNLDKFNLVGHSFGGYLSYKYALKYPESVNKLCLLSPLGMERNIHSINNTFEENVVYELQESDPSSYLYTRKRKAPKFLFENQFSVLRWMGPIGDKLCLSFINSSYAKVPSQAYKDYLFESFLGKKHFAKQNVHALKHLFTRSLLARDPIMDTIDKLKVPDVSVFYGDHDWMNSYAGYLMVERLKKFRVASTSGGSASYLEVPDAGHNLFLDNPDYFSKKLVQFLSE, translated from the coding sequence ATGTGGTGCAAAGGCGATGACCTCGAGACTTTGCAATATAAGGTGATGGAGGAAGTGCCTGTCGAGGGCCAGCGGGCGGTGCTGCGGTGTGGGGTGAACCAGTGGTACTTCAGAGGCGGTGACCGGGTGGTGACTCCGACGCTGCTAGTGCATGGGTATGGAGCCTCTTCTATGGCGTACCACCGCTGTTTTGCGCCGCTGTCGAGGCACATACGGGACCTGTATGCTATAGACCTCCCGGCCAATGGGCTGAGCGAGGCACCGCCGCTGGTGGCAGAGGGTGAGGCGCCAAAGGCCAAGTTTAAGATCGAGGAGAACAAGTTCACCGTGGTGCAGGGCGCCAGACGTGCTGCCGAGCCGGTGACGGATGCCCAGGTGGATCAGGAGCTGATGCTGCGCACACACCGGGAGAAGAGGCGGTACTTGCAGCAGTACGAGGACTACTATGTGGAGAGCATCGAGCAGTGGCGAAAGGAGAACAACCTAGACAAGTTCAACCTTGTGGGCCACTCGTTTGGCGGGTACCTGTCCTACAAGTACGCCCTGAAGTACCCTGAGTCCGTGAACAAGCTCTGCCTGCTGTCACCGCTGGGTATGGAGCGCAACATACACTCGATAAATAACACGTTTGAGGAGAACGTGGTCTATGAACTGCAGGAGTCTGATCCTTCCTCATACCTGTACACTAGAAAGCGCAAGGCTCCAAAGTTCCTGTTCGAGAACCAGTTTAGCGTGCTCAGGTGGATGGGGCCAATAGGAGACAAGCTGTGTCTGTCCTTTATCAATTCCAGTTACGCCAAGGTACCCAGCCAGGCATACAAGGACTACTTGTTCGAGTCCTTCCTGGGCAAGAAGCATTTCGCCAAGCAGAACGTCCATGCTCTGAAGCACTTGTTCACACGCAGTCTGCTCGCAAGAGACCCCATCATGGACACCATAGACAAGTTGAAAGTGCCAGATGTATCTGTATTTTACGGTGACCACGACTGGATGAACAGCTACGCTGGTTATCTCATGGTCGAACGCTTGAAGAAGTTTAGAGTTGCCAGCACTTCAGGTGGCTCTGCCTCCTATTTGGAAGTACCTGACGCAGGACATAACCTGTTCCTAGATAACCCAGACTACTTCAGCAAGAAACTTGTCCAGTTTCTCAGCGAGTAA